Genomic window (Streptomyces yatensis):
GTGGTCGCTCTCCGGGGCCGACAGGGGATCGGGGCCGGGCCCGGGGGGCGACGACGGCTTCGGATGCGGGCCCGTGAGCGCTGCCTCCAGCTCGGCGATCCGGGCGTCGCGCTCGGCGAGCTCGGCACCGAGGCGGCCCAGCACATCGTCGACATCCGCCATCCGGTAGCCCCGCAGCGTCATGGGGAGCCGCAGCGCCTCCACATCGGCGCGCGCCAGCGGCCGGTCGGCGGGCAGCGGCTCGTCCAGCCGGTCCGGGGGCGCCTCGGTGAGCGG
Coding sequences:
- a CDS encoding DivIVA domain-containing protein, which gives rise to MFLFLLIALVVVVGGVTLAVVGGGDGPLTEAPPDRLDEPLPADRPLARADVEALRLPMTLRGYRMADVDDVLGRLGAELAERDARIAELEAALTGPHPKPSSPPGPGPDPLSAPESDHGFGRGGREGPGPEWPGFDEDGFDEDGFEGNLFEGRGYDGRGLEGHGYEGHGA